The following proteins come from a genomic window of Mammaliicoccus sp. Marseille-Q6498:
- a CDS encoding HTH domain-containing protein, with protein sequence MAKVNKKNYTARIKDVAKKYNLEDEQMRKLLDLPKEKYTLLIHGNQGVLTDKQRNGIEKRLNHFESIGDNKDALKYSKHFIEKTLKKEYNLTNKTIAKLCNVKKKTIKSLLNNKKIDRKEERNLILNVLQLYETLKTVN encoded by the coding sequence ATGGCGAAGGTTAATAAGAAAAACTATACTGCTAGAATAAAAGACGTAGCAAAAAAGTATAATTTAGAAGATGAACAAATGCGGAAATTATTAGATTTACCAAAAGAAAAATACACATTACTCATACATGGTAATCAAGGTGTACTGACAGATAAACAAAGAAATGGCATTGAAAAAAGGTTGAATCACTTTGAATCTATTGGTGACAATAAAGATGCATTAAAATATTCTAAACACTTTATTGAAAAAACATTGAAAAAAGAGTACAATTTAACTAATAAAACAATTGCCAAATTATGTAATGTTAAAAAGAAAACAATTAAAAGTCTTTTAAATAACAAAAAAATTGATAGAAAAGAAGAAAGAAATCTCATATTAAATGTTCTTCAACTTTATGAAACTTTAAAAACAGTCAACTAA
- a CDS encoding LCP family protein has product MTNKYERSGKKPKSAAFKIVTTIIIILLIVFLLVIAFFVYKFFALGNSIHNPLDRDKSELRKNAVNTNGDPISIALFGIDSDSTRAAQNGGQRSDSIVLLSINPDKKKTVMVSVPRDTRAKIVGHDSVEKINHAYAYGGPKMAINSLEKLMNVPIDHYASINMDGVKDLVDHAGGVTVKSNGTFTAKGKSYVKGQKYKLDGKEALAFIRSRKEDGAGGDFGRQERQQLVIQSLANELISVGSLPKINQIFDTLGDNVQTDMKITQINDVRSNYSDALDNVDRNQLSGENTILDDGLYYFLPSDASKKQVVDAYRKNLGLDE; this is encoded by the coding sequence GTGACAAATAAATATGAGCGTTCTGGAAAGAAACCAAAGTCAGCTGCTTTTAAAATAGTTACTACAATTATTATTATTTTATTAATTGTGTTCTTATTAGTAATTGCGTTTTTTGTATATAAATTTTTTGCATTAGGAAATTCAATACATAATCCACTAGATCGAGATAAATCAGAATTAAGAAAGAATGCAGTAAATACAAATGGTGATCCAATTTCAATCGCACTGTTTGGTATTGACTCTGATTCTACAAGAGCTGCACAAAACGGCGGACAAAGATCAGATTCAATCGTATTGTTATCAATTAACCCTGATAAGAAGAAAACAGTAATGGTAAGTGTTCCTAGGGATACAAGAGCTAAAATAGTAGGACATGACTCTGTAGAAAAAATTAACCATGCATATGCATATGGTGGACCAAAAATGGCAATCAATTCATTAGAAAAACTTATGAATGTACCAATTGACCATTACGCATCTATTAACATGGACGGCGTTAAAGATTTAGTTGACCATGCAGGTGGCGTTACAGTTAAGAGTAATGGAACGTTTACAGCTAAAGGCAAATCATACGTTAAAGGTCAAAAGTATAAATTAGACGGTAAAGAAGCACTTGCATTCATCAGAAGTAGAAAAGAAGATGGAGCAGGCGGAGATTTTGGTAGACAAGAACGACAACAGTTAGTTATTCAATCACTAGCTAACGAACTTATAAGCGTAGGTTCATTACCTAAGATTAACCAAATCTTTGATACATTAGGTGACAATGTTCAAACAGACATGAAGATCACTCAAATTAACGATGTAAGATCTAATTATAGTGACGCTTTAGATAATGTTGATCGTAATCAATTATCAGGAGAAAATACAATCTTAGACGACGGATTATATTACTTCCTTCCTAGTGATGCGAGTAAAAAACAAGTCGTAGATGCCTATAGAAAAAATTTAGGCTTAGATGAATAA
- a CDS encoding IS3 family transposase (programmed frameshift): MKRKMKLSVETFLKLFEIVEEGYSFETAIRKLNLNYDSKELRYKYHMYLEHGIDILISQPSYKKYSKKMKEKLAQDYFNKGISLEGLAIKYNIRSKSTVRLWINQYTEGKKNKSDEPEVYIVNPKKTTVEERIEIVKYCLDHNITYKEASEKFNLKYSQLYSWIQKYKEHGKDGLIDGRGKGKPQSIMTSEEELNARIKALEERNKYLEMENEVLKKEEEIERQDETKIRQEASYKTVKSLKDTYPIVWLCEVLEISRASYYKWLSRKAPLLELENKELISDIIDIYDKYEGIYGYRRIYIYIRLKLQKKVNHKRIHRLMKQLGLKAVIRRKRKKYIQNTPAYVAENVLNREFNETVPNKKWLTDVTEFRLNNGQKAYLSSIYDLGSKKIISHEINLSNNNEFVFKTLKKAMKGRNTKDILLHSDRGYQYTSPTFKKLLKDNGMIQSMSRVSKCIDNGPMENVWGILKSELFRGSKKHSFENIEKAKYSINQYIKFFNEDRITLKMAAFIA; the protein is encoded by the exons ATGAAGAGAAAAATGAAGTTATCTGTTGAGACATTTCTAAAATTATTTGAAATAGTTGAGGAGGGTTATAGCTTTGAAACAGCTATAAGAAAACTTAATCTGAATTATGATTCGAAAGAACTAAGATATAAATATCATATGTACCTTGAACACGGTATAGATATTCTAATATCACAACCTTCTTATAAAAAATATTCGAAGAAGATGAAAGAGAAGTTAGCTCAAGATTATTTTAATAAAGGTATTTCACTAGAAGGTTTAGCCATTAAATATAATATAAGAAGTAAATCAACTGTACGTCTATGGATAAACCAGTATACTGAGGGTAAGAAAAACAAATCAGATGAACCCGAGGTGTATATCGTGAATCCTAAAAAAACGACAGTAGAAGAAAGAATTGAGATTGTAAAATATTGCTTAGATCACAATATAACTTACAAAGAAGCGTCAGAAAAATTCAATTTAAAATATAGCCAACTTTACAGTTGGATTCAAAAATATAAAGAACACGGTAAAGATGGCCTTATTGATGGCAGAGGTAAAGGTAAACCACAAAGCATCATGACATCAGAAGAAGAGTTGAACGCCCGTATAAAAGCGCTTGAAGAAAGAAATAAATATTTAGAAATGGAAAATGAAGTATTAAAAAAGGAGGAAGAGATAGAAAGGCAG GATGAAACAAAGATCAGGCAAGAAGCATCCTACAAAACGGTCAAATCGCTAAAAGATACTTATCCAATAGTATGGTTATGCGAAGTACTAGAAATTTCTAGAGCGAGTTATTATAAGTGGTTGAGCCGAAAGGCACCACTATTAGAACTAGAAAACAAAGAATTAATCAGCGATATCATAGATATCTATGATAAGTATGAAGGTATTTACGGTTATAGACGTATATATATTTATATTAGATTGAAGTTACAGAAAAAAGTTAATCATAAACGCATACACAGACTAATGAAACAACTAGGATTGAAAGCAGTTATCCGTAGGAAACGAAAGAAATATATACAGAACACACCTGCTTATGTAGCAGAAAATGTACTTAATCGTGAATTTAATGAAACAGTCCCGAATAAAAAATGGCTAACTGATGTGACTGAATTTAGATTGAACAACGGTCAGAAAGCTTATTTAAGTTCAATTTATGATTTAGGTAGTAAAAAAATAATCAGTCATGAAATCAATTTATCCAACAATAATGAATTTGTATTTAAAACATTAAAAAAAGCTATGAAAGGTAGAAATACCAAGGATATTTTATTACATAGCGATAGAGGTTATCAATATACAAGTCCAACTTTCAAAAAGCTTTTAAAAGATAATGGCATGATTCAAAGTATGTCTCGTGTAAGCAAGTGCATTGATAATGGACCTATGGAGAATGTTTGGGGTATCTTAAAAAGCGAATTATTTAGAGGTAGTAAAAAACATAGTTTTGAAAATATTGAAAAGGCAAAATATAGTATCAACCAATACATTAAGTTTTTTAATGAAGATCGAATTACATTAAAAATGGCTGCCTTCATAGCTTGA
- a CDS encoding MurR/RpiR family transcriptional regulator, giving the protein MEHQHLLIYIKEQLSNLTKHEKRIAQYILDNPENTIHLSAKELGNLTNTSAASVIRCTHKLNFKGFTDLKLGLSRYMPQHERSIYQEIKQDESVESISKKFLSRASHSIEMTERAISSESVNEIVDQLYKVNTIIVFGVGASSLVAQDLFQKFTRIGKQVIYSLDTHFLATAIASNENNCVFVGISNSGENNETLSLVKVAQKYNVKIIGLTQSENAALAKKSDYYLIHDASSEESLRFAATSSLISQLMTIDILFYSYLSRNYNEHVMTMSKTRDAVELYIE; this is encoded by the coding sequence ATGGAACATCAACATTTACTCATTTATATTAAAGAACAATTGTCTAACTTAACGAAACATGAAAAACGAATCGCGCAATATATTTTAGATAATCCTGAAAATACCATTCATCTAAGCGCAAAAGAATTAGGGAATTTAACAAATACGAGTGCAGCATCTGTTATACGTTGCACCCACAAATTGAATTTTAAAGGATTTACAGATTTAAAATTAGGTTTATCGAGATATATGCCTCAACACGAAAGAAGTATATATCAAGAAATTAAACAAGACGAAAGCGTCGAATCTATTAGTAAAAAATTTTTATCAAGAGCTTCTCATAGCATTGAAATGACCGAGCGTGCTATTTCATCTGAAAGTGTTAACGAAATTGTAGATCAACTGTATAAAGTGAATACGATCATTGTATTTGGAGTCGGTGCTTCTAGCTTAGTTGCACAAGATTTATTTCAAAAATTCACTCGAATCGGTAAACAAGTTATTTATTCATTAGATACACACTTTTTAGCAACAGCCATTGCTTCAAATGAAAATAACTGTGTATTTGTAGGAATTTCTAATTCTGGTGAAAATAATGAGACACTGTCATTAGTCAAAGTAGCGCAGAAATATAATGTAAAAATAATCGGTTTAACGCAATCTGAAAATGCAGCGCTTGCTAAAAAGTCGGATTACTATTTAATTCATGACGCGAGTTCAGAAGAAAGTTTAAGATTTGCTGCAACAAGTTCACTCATTTCACAACTCATGACAATCGATATTTTATTCTATAGTTACTTATCAAGAAATTATAATGAACACGTTATGACGATGAGTAAAACAAGAGATGCTGTCGAGTTATATATAGAATAG
- a CDS encoding AraC family transcriptional regulator: MYNYEITLHNERIVNPKKLGHGSLCFVFEGSAILTLNQMTHAFSVGDLFYLQDNDNYLPIINEGLIAILHMSYSMMESLSGEKSFRYWIPETSKMDQLDKYKHQIKDLFIKAILADLTDVKIRRSQYIVDIYRIMYERFKKEANYNGQSEMALTGLIHKVKQYIEEHYQEKISLNLLADHFYISPEHLSREFSRQMGLTFTQYLKETRLFKATYALLFTQFKVEQIAYNHGFSSYHNFNRQFKEQFHLTPKQYRLKYQQNKVIKKQDVLTDDNKLLLISKLQKMMFNRSLVHEYKQLSFNDVPIRKLSADHKTYLHIGDVTNFYTPFLNTILETIEKIPKSPIFVIHCSLRSFFNDEQKTLYKQNLAFCLSMFSDTRIVPCIKLYDFDVHDKNFKNNWQEFIDVIYNYFDNKHGEIYFDIGHEDVVHLQTQIKALRDRISDIQIMINAPNPFEYDYKELNINMQLCSEVDSFAVIYNFNDLYNMSEMNNSDLVNITNRYSKKLVNNLKYLKNQSKNVVPMEWNIINGDSKTTSDFYFNASIILHHLLDITEHVSGLGFWLMEESSKKYASIKQPLSLYLKHHCKSPMNYLLFILTYFNDTEFVEGTNYIKLEMQNKIFFLMFNYELYHPNDINYQNNIGLILSYHDIPFDTFRVTNITFDQDNGNIFKAIRNLDSNHDNLDYLNTALLERYCSPDIEMADFNSKNVNETYYIKTNGIKLLIIQKLN, encoded by the coding sequence TTGTATAACTATGAAATTACGCTACATAATGAAAGAATTGTTAATCCTAAAAAGCTTGGTCACGGTTCATTATGTTTTGTATTTGAAGGTAGTGCAATATTAACTTTAAATCAAATGACCCACGCTTTTAGTGTCGGGGATTTATTTTATTTACAAGACAATGACAATTACTTACCTATAATAAATGAAGGTTTAATCGCTATTTTGCATATGAGTTATTCGATGATGGAGAGTTTAAGTGGAGAAAAATCTTTCCGTTACTGGATACCTGAAACATCAAAAATGGACCAATTAGATAAGTATAAACATCAAATTAAGGACTTATTTATAAAAGCGATATTAGCTGATTTAACAGATGTAAAGATAAGAAGAAGCCAATATATCGTCGACATTTATAGAATTATGTATGAACGTTTTAAAAAGGAAGCAAATTATAATGGTCAATCTGAAATGGCTTTAACGGGACTTATTCATAAAGTGAAACAATATATTGAAGAACATTATCAAGAAAAGATTTCTCTTAATTTATTAGCTGATCATTTTTATATTTCGCCTGAACATTTATCTAGAGAATTTTCTAGACAAATGGGGTTAACTTTTACTCAGTATTTGAAAGAAACACGATTATTCAAAGCAACTTATGCTTTATTATTCACACAGTTTAAAGTTGAACAAATTGCGTATAATCACGGGTTTTCTAGTTATCATAATTTTAATCGTCAATTCAAAGAACAGTTTCATTTAACACCTAAACAATATCGATTAAAATATCAACAAAATAAAGTTATTAAAAAACAAGACGTCCTGACTGATGATAATAAATTATTACTCATCTCTAAATTACAAAAAATGATGTTTAATCGTTCACTTGTACATGAATATAAGCAGCTATCATTCAATGACGTTCCAATAAGAAAACTATCAGCCGATCATAAAACTTATTTACATATAGGTGATGTTACTAATTTTTATACACCTTTTCTAAATACAATTTTAGAAACAATAGAAAAAATCCCTAAATCACCTATTTTTGTTATTCACTGTTCTTTAAGATCTTTTTTCAATGATGAACAAAAAACGCTATATAAACAAAACTTAGCCTTTTGTTTAAGTATGTTTTCAGATACGAGAATTGTGCCATGTATCAAATTATATGATTTTGATGTGCATGATAAAAATTTCAAAAATAATTGGCAAGAGTTTATTGATGTCATTTACAATTATTTTGATAATAAACATGGAGAAATTTACTTTGATATTGGACATGAGGATGTTGTTCATTTACAAACTCAAATTAAAGCACTTAGAGATAGAATATCAGATATACAAATTATGATTAATGCGCCAAATCCGTTTGAATACGATTATAAAGAATTAAATATAAATATGCAGTTATGTTCAGAAGTCGATTCTTTCGCTGTCATTTATAACTTTAATGATTTATACAATATGAGTGAGATGAATAATTCTGACCTCGTGAATATCACAAATCGCTATTCTAAAAAGCTCGTTAACAATTTAAAATATTTAAAAAATCAAAGTAAGAACGTTGTACCTATGGAATGGAATATTATCAACGGCGATTCTAAAACGACAAGCGACTTTTATTTCAATGCATCTATTATTCTCCATCATTTGTTGGATATTACAGAACATGTATCAGGATTAGGCTTTTGGTTAATGGAAGAATCATCAAAAAAATATGCATCTATTAAGCAACCATTATCTTTATATTTAAAGCACCACTGTAAAAGTCCTATGAATTACTTGTTATTCATACTAACCTACTTTAATGATACTGAATTTGTAGAAGGCACAAATTATATAAAATTAGAAATGCAAAATAAAATCTTTTTCTTAATGTTTAACTATGAACTTTATCATCCAAACGATATAAACTACCAGAATAATATCGGACTTATATTATCCTATCATGATATACCATTCGATACATTCAGAGTTACGAATATCACTTTTGACCAAGATAACGGAAATATTTTTAAAGCAATAAGAAACCTTGATAGCAATCATGATAATTTAGATTATTTGAATACAGCATTGTTAGAACGATACTGCTCACCTGATATAGAAATGGCAGATTTTAATTCAAAAAATGTAAACGAAACATATTATATAAAGACAAACGGAATTAAGCTGCTCATTATTCAGAAATTGAATTAA